In Terriglobus sp. TAA 43, a single window of DNA contains:
- the ftsZ gene encoding cell division protein FtsZ: protein MMPDEDLRIHYHDDMQRGARIKVIGVGGGGNNAVNRMIAAGVEGVEFIAANTDVQALKTSMAPVKLQLGVKLTSGLGAGANPDVGRRAALEDSDKIIEALEGADMVFVTTGLGGGTGTGAAPVIASLASEMGALTVAVVTRPFSFEGKRRMMQAERGLQELLEAVDTVIVIPNEKLLAVAKDAGFFESFRIADDVLRQGVQGISDIITIPGIINRDFADVKTTMAGMGYAVMATGVRSGDNRAREAATAAMASPLLEAGAIDGARGILINITGSSSLKLSEVNDAAVLIQDAAHEDANIIFGAVQDEKMGDEIKITVIATGFKEPKQDGLERRERLLEPGPARSVAAAEQGYVPPIQPRYVAPPPAQQQPVTPPVRTVPQQTFPVSQPTFGTPTPVAQQPQNFVPQSEMPQAPASSQPQPIRSEGVPAFRAEAQPSAAPVNPIYTTAPEQPQTFNAQTEPSELVPVPASVFDDDFFLRPRRADGTYVVEETTIRVEETTIRTDVRVPSFGGLAPAEPQEEHDELDIPAFLRRGSL, encoded by the coding sequence ATGATGCCCGATGAAGATCTGCGAATTCACTACCACGACGACATGCAGCGCGGCGCGCGCATTAAGGTCATCGGCGTAGGCGGCGGCGGCAACAACGCTGTGAATCGCATGATCGCCGCAGGTGTGGAGGGCGTGGAGTTCATTGCAGCCAACACAGACGTGCAGGCTTTGAAGACCTCCATGGCTCCGGTGAAGCTGCAGCTTGGTGTGAAGCTCACGAGTGGGCTGGGCGCGGGTGCAAACCCGGACGTGGGCCGTCGTGCGGCACTGGAAGATTCCGACAAGATTATTGAAGCGCTGGAAGGCGCGGACATGGTGTTCGTGACCACTGGCCTTGGTGGTGGCACAGGCACTGGCGCTGCGCCGGTGATTGCATCGCTGGCCAGCGAAATGGGCGCGCTTACGGTTGCCGTGGTGACGCGGCCATTCTCGTTTGAAGGCAAGCGCCGCATGATGCAGGCTGAGCGCGGTCTGCAGGAGTTGCTGGAGGCCGTGGATACGGTCATTGTGATTCCGAATGAGAAGCTGCTGGCAGTGGCTAAAGACGCCGGCTTCTTTGAGTCGTTCCGCATTGCTGACGATGTGCTTCGTCAGGGCGTGCAGGGTATCTCGGACATCATCACGATTCCCGGCATCATCAACCGCGACTTTGCCGACGTGAAGACGACGATGGCAGGCATGGGATACGCCGTGATGGCTACTGGCGTCCGTAGCGGCGACAACCGCGCACGCGAAGCAGCCACGGCGGCCATGGCATCGCCCCTGCTGGAGGCTGGCGCCATTGACGGCGCACGCGGCATTCTCATCAACATCACTGGTTCGTCGTCCCTGAAGCTGAGTGAAGTGAATGATGCGGCTGTGCTTATCCAGGACGCTGCTCACGAAGATGCCAACATCATTTTCGGTGCAGTGCAGGATGAAAAGATGGGCGACGAGATCAAGATCACCGTCATTGCCACCGGTTTCAAGGAGCCGAAGCAGGACGGACTGGAGCGTCGCGAGCGTCTCCTGGAACCCGGCCCGGCCCGTTCCGTAGCTGCTGCAGAGCAGGGCTACGTTCCGCCGATTCAGCCACGTTATGTGGCACCGCCACCCGCCCAGCAGCAGCCCGTGACTCCGCCTGTTCGAACGGTTCCGCAGCAGACATTCCCCGTGTCCCAACCGACCTTCGGGACGCCCACGCCCGTAGCGCAGCAGCCGCAGAACTTTGTGCCGCAGAGCGAAATGCCGCAGGCGCCTGCCTCGAGCCAGCCGCAACCCATTCGTTCCGAGGGAGTTCCGGCATTCCGTGCGGAGGCGCAGCCATCTGCCGCTCCGGTTAATCCGATCTACACCACCGCGCCGGAGCAGCCGCAGACGTTTAACGCTCAGACGGAGCCCTCAGAACTGGTACCTGTGCCGGCCAGCGTCTTTGACGACGACTTTTTCCTTCGGCCTCGCCGGGCAGACGGCACTTATGTGGTGGAAGAAACCACAATTCGGGTGGAAGAGACCACGATTCGTACGGATGTCCGCGTGCCCTCGTTTGGGGGGCTCGCGCCTGCTGAACCGCAAGAAGAGCACGACGAACTCGATATCCCCGCATTTTTGCGCCGGGGAAGCCTGTAA
- a CDS encoding sugar porter family MFS transporter, translating to MQINAQVIRATAVAGLGGLLFGFDTVVVSGTNASLTALYNLSPSGLGFTVASALVGTVIGALTAGIPGQKLGRRDSLRIMAALYFVAALGCAFAWSWPSLIVFRVLSGLAIGGSSVLGPMYISELSPAQYRGRLVGFFQVNIVVGVLIAYLSNYSIGLLQLGATEWRWQLGVAAIPAALFVIALFGIPRSPRWLAMMGRKEEALKVLNLIGDPDPEKRYQRIEDEINEERAVAHMPLFRKAHARGIFVAVTVGAFTQFSGINAILYYLSDIFRLGGATSISSAGQSVAVGATNLVATLIAMSLIDKIGRRKLLLTGTVGLVICLFLVGLIFHMDAHKSLLVWLLMAYIACFAFSQGAVVWVYISEVFPTAVRAKGQALGSSSHWIFNAIISYAFPVMLRRSSAATFWFFSAMMVLDLVLVSTMYPETSNVSLEDISAHLSH from the coding sequence ATGCAGATCAATGCGCAGGTAATACGCGCAACAGCAGTGGCCGGTCTCGGCGGCTTGCTTTTCGGTTTTGACACGGTCGTGGTTTCTGGCACCAACGCCTCTTTGACAGCGCTTTACAACCTGTCGCCCAGCGGACTCGGTTTTACTGTGGCCTCCGCGCTCGTTGGCACCGTCATTGGTGCTCTGACCGCAGGCATTCCCGGCCAGAAGCTTGGGCGTCGCGACAGCCTCCGCATCATGGCTGCGCTGTATTTCGTTGCAGCACTGGGCTGCGCCTTTGCGTGGAGCTGGCCTTCACTCATCGTCTTCCGTGTTCTTAGCGGCCTGGCTATCGGCGGTTCCAGTGTGCTGGGCCCCATGTACATTTCGGAGCTTTCACCAGCGCAATATCGCGGACGTCTGGTGGGCTTCTTCCAGGTCAACATCGTTGTGGGCGTTCTCATCGCCTACCTGTCGAACTACTCCATCGGCCTGCTGCAGCTTGGTGCAACAGAGTGGCGCTGGCAACTTGGTGTAGCGGCGATTCCTGCCGCTCTGTTTGTCATCGCGCTGTTCGGCATTCCGCGCAGCCCGCGCTGGCTGGCCATGATGGGCCGCAAGGAAGAAGCTCTGAAAGTGCTCAACCTGATTGGCGATCCCGATCCGGAAAAGCGTTACCAGCGCATTGAAGACGAAATCAACGAAGAACGAGCCGTGGCTCACATGCCGCTGTTCCGCAAGGCGCATGCGCGCGGCATCTTTGTTGCCGTAACGGTGGGCGCGTTTACGCAGTTCTCCGGCATCAACGCCATCCTCTATTACCTCAGCGACATCTTCCGTCTCGGCGGCGCTACCAGCATCTCCAGCGCAGGACAGTCTGTCGCAGTGGGCGCAACCAACCTGGTGGCAACGTTGATCGCCATGTCGTTGATCGACAAAATTGGCCGTAGGAAACTGCTGCTGACCGGTACTGTTGGTCTGGTGATCTGCCTTTTCCTGGTGGGTCTCATCTTCCACATGGACGCGCACAAGAGCCTGCTGGTCTGGTTGCTGATGGCGTACATCGCGTGCTTCGCGTTCTCGCAGGGCGCAGTGGTGTGGGTCTACATCAGCGAAGTCTTCCCCACGGCGGTTCGCGCAAAGGGACAGGCACTGGGAAGCTCATCGCACTGGATCTTCAATGCGATCATCTCGTACGCGTTCCCGGTGATGCTTCGCCGCTCCAGCGCTGCAACCTTCTGGTTCTTCTCAGCCATGATGGTGCTGGACCTGGTGCTGGTGAGCACAATGTATCCAGAGACAAGCAACGTGTCACTGGAAGATATCTCAGCGCATCTGAGCCACTAA